A single region of the Microtus ochrogaster isolate Prairie Vole_2 chromosome 2, MicOch1.0, whole genome shotgun sequence genome encodes:
- the Cpn2 gene encoding carboxypeptidase N subunit 2 produces the protein MFPGVWLCWASLLLLTRPIQPCPMGCDCFDREVFCSDEQMATIPPDIPPHVTNIVFVETVFTTVGTRAFHCSRNLTKVVFLNTQVRHLEPDAFGGLPSLVDLEVTGSPLSSLSANVFSNLSSLGKLTLDFDRLVALPEDLFHHMDNLESLQLQGNQLQTLPGRLFQPLRNLRTLNLEQNLLSKLPKGLFQSLSSLKILKLSNNMLFSLPEGLLDNLGRLQELFLDSNGITELSPQAFSQLLSLENLWLQHNAIRYLPASVFASLRNLTYLNLQGNALRALPATLFTHNPGLLHLSLSYNQLEGIAEGTFANLSRLVSLTLAHNAITHLPEDVFRDLEQLVRLSLNDNNLTALHPALFQNLSRLEQLNLSKNQLTMLPGGIFDTNYDLFNLALSSNPWQCDCHLAYLTSWLRLYNDRILNTRTYCAGPAYLKGQPVPSLKKEQLVCPATPGHLGFLALGLDDREPMGSWDPAVEGRAAHSQCIYSNPEGTVVLSCEEAQCRWLRIQLSSRQGSDIPAMAYNSSQEWELRSSCGSMRVFVSIEAQAAGP, from the coding sequence ATGTTTCCAGGAGTCTGGTTGTGCTGGGCCTCACTCCTGCTCCTGACCAGGCCCATCCAGCCTTGCCCTATGGGCTGTGACTGCTTTGACAGAGAGGTATTCTGCTCAGATGAGCAGATGGCCACCATTCCACCGGACATCCCCCCACACGTCACAAACATCGTCTTCGTGGAGACTGTCTTCACCACAGTGGGGACCAGGGCTTTCCACTGTAGCCGCAACCTGACCAAGGTGGTCTTCCTCAACACTCAGGTCCGTCACCTGGAACCCGATGCCTTTGGGGGACTGCCCAGCCTGGTGGACCTGGAGGTGACAGGCAGCCCCCTCTCCAGTCTCAGTGCCAACGTCTTTTCTAACCTGAGCTCACTGGGGAAGCTCACCTTGGACTTCGACAGGCTGGTGGCTCTGCCTGAGGACCTCTTTCACCACATGGACAACCTGGAGTCCCTTCAGCTTCAGGGAAACCAGCTTCAGACCCTGCCTGGGAGACTGTTCCAGCCTCTGCGGAACCTGAGAACCCTCAACCTGGAGCAGAACCTTCTGAGCAAGCTCCCTAAGGGGCTGTTTCAGTCACTCAGCAGCCTGAAGATACTGAAGCTGAGTAACAACATGCTTTTCAGCCTCCCCGAGGGCTTGCTGGACAATCTGGGCCGCCTGCAGGAGCTCTTTCTGGACAGCAACGGCATCACGGAGCTGTCGCCACAGGCTTTCTCCCAGCTCCTCAGCCTGGAGAATCTGTGGCTGCAGCACAATGCCATCCGATACCTGCCGGCCTCCGTCTTCGCCTCCCTCCGCAATCTGACCTATCTCAACCTACAGGGCAATGCGCTGCGGGCTCTGCCCGCCACCCTCTTCACCCACAACCCAGGGCTgcttcacctgtctctgtcctaCAACCAGCTGGAGGGCATCGCCGAGGGCACCTTCGCCAACCTGTCCCGCCTTGTTTCCCTCACGCTTGCGCACAACGCCATCACACACCTTCCCGAGGATGTCTTCAGGGACCTCGAGCAGTTGGTCAGGCTCTCTTTGAACGACAACAACTTGACGGCCTTGCACCCAGCCCTCTTTCAGAACCTGTCCAGGCTTGAGCAGCTCAACTTGTCGAAGAACCAGCTGACCATGCTCCCCGGGGGCATCTTTGACACCAACTACGACCTCTTCAACCTGGCCTTGTCCAGCAACCCCTGGCAGTGTGACTGCCACTTGGCCTACCTCACGAGCTGGCTCCGCCTCTACAACGACCGGATCCTCAACACCCGTACCTACTGCGCAGGCCCAGCCTACCTTAAGGGCCAACCGGTGCCCAGCttgaagaaggaacagctggTGTGCCCTGCCACCCCGGGCCACTTGGGCTTCCTGGCCCTGGGGCTGGATGACAGGGAGCCAATGGGCAGTTGGGATCCGGCAGTGGAAGGGAGGGCAGCCCACAGCCAGTGCATTTATAGCAACCCCGAGGGCACCGTGGTCCTCTCCTGTG
- the Lrrc15 gene encoding leucine-rich repeat-containing protein 15 has translation MSLKYYLLLLVGFQAWPAGLAYYGCPSECTCSRASQVECTGARIVAVPTPLPWNAMSLQILNTHITEIPETPFLNVSALIALRMEKNELSNIMPGAFRNLGSLRYLSLANNKIQMLPPGLFQGLDNLESLLLSNNQLVQIQPAQFSQFSNLKELQLHGNNLEYIPEGTFDHLVGLTKLNLGKNGFTHLPPRVFQNLGNLQVLRLYENRLSDIPMGTFDALGNLQELALQENQIGTLSPGLFHNNRNLQKLYLSNNHISQLPPGIFMQLPQLNRLTLFGNSLKELSPGIFGPMPNLRELWLYNNHISSLPDNTFINLPQLQVLILSHNQLNSISPGAFNGLTNLRELSLHTNALQDLDGNVFRALSNLQNISLQNNRLRQLPGSIFANVNGLTTIQLQNNNLENLPLGIFDHLVNLCDLRLYDNPWRCDSDILPLHNWLLLNRARLGTDTLPVCSSPANVRGQSLVIINIIPGPSAQVPGVSSYPEVPRYVDPNQPGSPSYPDTTSISSTTEITTAVEDYTDLTTVDVSDDRNTWGMTDAQTGLAIAAIVIGIIALACSLAACICCCCCKKRSQAVLMQMKAPNEC, from the coding sequence ATGTCACTGAAATATTATCTCCTCTTGCTGGTGGGCTTCCAAGCCTGGCCTGCAGGCTTGGCCTACTATGGCTGCCCTAGCGAATGTACCTGTTCCCGAGCCTCCCAGGTAGAGTGTACAGGGGCACGGATTGTGGCAGTGCCCACCCCTCTGCCCTGGAATGCTATGAGCCTGCAGATCCTCAACACGCACATCACCGAGATCCCGGAGACCCCGTTCCTCAACGTCTCAGCCCTCATCGCCCTGAGGATGGAGAAGAACGAGCTGTCCAACATCATGCCAGGCGCCTTCCGCAACCTGGGCTCGCTGCGCTACCTCAGCCTGGCCAACAACAAAATACAGATGCTGCCTCCTGGTCTCTTCCAGGGCCTGGACAATCTGGAATCCCTCCTTCTGTCCAATAACCAACTGGTTCAGATCCAGCCAGCCCAGTTCTCCCAGTTTAGTAATCTTAAGGAACTCCAGTTGCATGGCAACAATCTGGAATACATCCCCGAAGGTACCTTTGACCACCTGGTGGGCCTCACCAAGCTCAACCTGGGCAAGAACGGCTTCACCCACCTGCCACCTAGGGTTTTCCAGAACCTTGGCAACCTCCAGGTGCTCCGGCTGTATGAGAACAGGCTTTCAGACATCCCCATGGGCACTTTTGATGCTCTTGGCAACCTCCAGGAGCTGGCCCTCCAGGAGAACCAGATCGGCACCCTGTCCCCTGGCCTGTTCCACAATAACCGCAACCTCCAGAAACTGTATCTGTCCAACAACCACATCTCGCAGCTGCCGCCTGGCATCTTCATGCAGTTGCCCCAGCTGAACAGGCTCACGCTCTTCGGCAATTCCCTGAAGGAGCTCTCCCCGGGCATCTTTGGGCCTATGCCCAACCTGCGGGAGCTTTGGCTCTACAACAACCACATCTCCTCCCTCCCCGACAACACCTTCATCAACCTGCCCCAGTTGCAAGTGCTGATTCTTAGTCACAATCAGCTCAACTCCATCTCCCCTGGAGCCTTCAACGGCTTGACGAACCTGCGAGAACTGTCCCTCCATACCAATGCTCTACAGGACCTGGATGGAAATGTCTTCCGGGCCCTGTCCAACCTGCAGAATATCTCCCTCCAAAATAACCGCCTTCGACAGCTCCCCGGCAGCATCTTCGCCAACGTCAATGGCCTCACGACCATCCAGCTGCAGAACAACAATCTAGAGAACTTGCCCTTGGGCATCTTTGACCACTTGGTAAACCTGTGTGACCTTCGTCTCTATGACAACCCCTGGAGGTGTGACTCAGATATCCTCCCACTTCATAACTGGCTCCTTCTCAACAGAGCCCGGTTGGGGACAGACACTCTTCCAGTGTGTTCCAGCCCAGCCAATGTCCGAGGCCAGTCTCTTGTCATCATCAATATCATCCCTGGGCCCAGTGCCCAGGTTCCTGGCGTATCTAGCTACCCGGAAGTGCCACGCTATGTAGACCCTAATCAGCCAGGGTCACCCAGCTATCCTGACACCACATCCATTTCCTCTACCACAGAGATCACCACTGCTGTGGAAGACTACACAGATCTGACCACTGTCGATGTCTCCGATGACCGCAATACATGGGGCATGACTGACGCCCAGACGGGGCTGGCTATTGCCGCCATTGTGATCGGCATCATTGCTTTGGCCTGTTCCCTAGCTGCTTGcatctgctgctgttgctgtaaGAAGAGGAGTCAGGCAGTCCTGATGCAGATGAAGGCTCCCAATGAGTGTTAG